From the Montipora capricornis isolate CH-2021 chromosome 2, ASM3666992v2, whole genome shotgun sequence genome, one window contains:
- the LOC138030013 gene encoding QRFP-like peptide receptor, producing MKNNTTRPSLNEFISTQDILFASLYSFIIIFGVTGNCLVIIIVRKTPSMHTTTNYLLMNLAVADLLTLLLCPGLYDFALTSVRLQGLTGDLICKLFAGNAIVPISINASVLTVCTIAVERYLALVKPFHTTLRMSKTSVGYVVAMLWIVAVVSCIPDIKANTFNISASSRYPCKRPWTLQEYTFQKPYIIFTCICFGFVSSLVVLFCYIGIVRGLYFTKTICSASTITEAERLEKKQLARLLVWLSIAFALCSLPFAIFFTFLVFADTSIVQTNYDKLYFLHRISRFLLISNSFWNPILYACQSSNYRNELRHFCTCCEIVFFWCFRKENRVAHTDEADPGVNGNHIALEMAHGKDNLATNPVNAINTFKQSGSRQAFMLASKLCICLHI from the coding sequence ATGAAGAATAATACTACAAGGCCATCTCTTAATGAGTTCATCTCAACTCAGGATATACTTTTTGCGTCGTTGTACTCGTTTATTATTATCTTTGGCGTCACTGGAAACTGCCTGGTGATCATCATTGTTCGCAAAACACCATCAATGCACACAACAACCAACTACCTCCTGATGAACTTGGCTGTTGCTGATTTATTGACTCTCTTACTCTGTCCTGGATTATATGACTTTGCTCTCACATCGGTTCGTCTTCAGGGACTCACAGGAGATTTGATCTGCAAGCTGTTTGCGGGAAATGCCATTGTACCAATCTCCATCAACGCATCAGTTCTCACGGTTTGCACAATTGCAGTGGAAAGATATTTGGCACTTGTTAAGCCTTTTCATACCACATTGAGAATGTCCAAGACATCCGTTGGATATGTTGTTGCTATGCTTTGGATTGTTGCCGTAGTATCTTGCATCCCTGATATTAAAGCCAATACTTTTAACATCAGTGCATCCTCCAGGTACCCGTGCAAACGCCCGTGGACTTTACAGGAGTACACTTTTCAGAAGCCGTATATTATATTTACTTGCATCTGTTTTGGTTTCGTAAGCTCTCTCGTGGTTTTATTTTGTTACATTGGAATTGTTCGAGGTTTGTACTTCACAAAAACAATCTGCTCGGCATCTACTATTACAGAAGCTGAAAGGCTGGAAAAGAAACAACTGGCTCGTCTTCTTGTGTGGCTAAGCATAGCGTTTGCTCTTTGCTCTTTGCCATTTGCAATATTTTTTACGTTCCTAGTTTTTGCGGACACAAGCATCGTGCAAACCAACTATGACAAATTGTACTTTCTTCATAGAATATCTCGATTTTTGCttatttcaaattcattttggaATCCAATTTTATACGCCTGTCAGAGCTCTAACTACCGTAATGAGCTCCGCCATTTTTGCACTTGTtgtgaaattgttttcttctggTGTTTTCGAAAGGAAAACCGTGTTGCACACACAGACGAGGCCGACCCAGGGGTCAATGGAAATCACATCGCTTTAGAAATGGCTCACGGAAAAGACAACTTGGCTACTAACCCAGTTAACGCGATAAATACTTTTAAGCAAAGTGGTTCCAGACAAGCTTTTATGCTGGCCTCAAAATTGTGTATTTGCTTGCACATTTAA